In the genome of Devosia rhizoryzae, the window AGCGAAATCAACATCACGCCGATGGTCGACGTGATGCTGGTGCTGCTCATCATCATGATGGTGGCGGCGCCAATGATGACGGCCGGCGTGCCGGTTGATTTGCCAAGGACCTCAGCTGGCGAATTGCCGAGCCAGACGCAGCCGATCACCGTTGCGGTGACGCCAGACGGGGCGATTTTCGTGGACGAGACGCCGGTGGACGAGACGAGCCTCATCACGACCGTTGGCGATCTGGCGACGGTCGAAGACCGCATTTACCTGCGCGGCGACACGACATCGAACTATGGCACGGTGATGCGCGTCATGGGCCTCCTGTCGGCGGCAGGCTATACCAAGATCGGGCTCGTCACCGAGCGCGAACAGTAGGCCCGGCGCATGCGGACGGGCGTTGCGGCTTCCATTGTTGCTCACGTGGCAGTGCTGTCGATCGGTCTCATCACCCTGGGATCGATCGAGCCGATGACGCCTGTTGTCGAGTCCATTTCGGTGGACCTCGTGCCGATCGAGGAATTTGCCAGCCTGCGTGCCGGTCAGCTCGATAGCGAAGTGGTGGAAACCGAGACGCCATCGATCGTCGAAAGCGAGCAGGAAGCGCAGCTGGCGCAGCCGACCGGCAATACGCGGGAAAACCAGGTGACGCCATCGCCGGCCGATACGCCGACGCCTGCACCGGTGACGCAGACCGCGCCTGCGCCCGAGCAGCAGCCTGAGCCGGTGGAAGAGCCTGAGCCCGAACCTGCCCCGGAGCCGGAACCAGAGCCGCTGCCAGAACCCGAACCCGTGCCGGAGCCGACCCCTGTCGTGCCGGCGCTGCCGACCAGCCGGCCTGCGGATCTG includes:
- a CDS encoding ExbD/TolR family protein, giving the protein MGMGGPSGGGGRGSGRGGRRRGKRGGVISEINITPMVDVMLVLLIIMMVAAPMMTAGVPVDLPRTSAGELPSQTQPITVAVTPDGAIFVDETPVDETSLITTVGDLATVEDRIYLRGDTTSNYGTVMRVMGLLSAAGYTKIGLVTEREQ